A DNA window from Drosophila pseudoobscura strain MV-25-SWS-2005 chromosome 2, UCI_Dpse_MV25, whole genome shotgun sequence contains the following coding sequences:
- the Vps16A gene encoding vacuolar protein sorting-associated protein 16 homolog, translating to MPIMYNTGEWFKVRPDYYRKVELATPDWPLDLDLEYMQVAAAPYGGPLAAIRDPTKLVPVKGTARPMVRIFDTTGRETGHILWNHGKLIAMGWSDTEELICVQENAKVFVFDMFGKEKELYSIGDEASVTKIVEAKVFQSSAGTGVAVMTTSGRIFLKQNSSKTERKLPDIPNSSINCSCWEIVTEGRNSYCLLGREREVIKLFPGETVGTITANLFEKPHDRIIKISVSYNHQHLALYTNTGLLWLGSVDMRQKYSEFDTGRKDMPLQMEWIMNSDNSEADAVVISYPSYLLIVNRNADRSDFPYDPIMFLVAEMDGVRIITQSSHEMIQRLPKCVENIFAVNSQEPASYLFEAQKKFEEKSYKSDEYLSMCRDRIDLAVTECIEAASFEFCTETQKSLLRTANFGKAFIFGHNPDEYMRIMRILRVLNTLRHERIAMPLTFKQFSHLNPEVILSRLVFRKHYAVAIQVAKHLNLPESWILEHWAYHKVMNDPNDGEVARKITEKFKNPTVEGISFCNIAEKAHQAGRDDLAIKLLELEPRASLHVPLLLKMRKFDRAVASATQSGDTELVTKVLLEMKMHMMLSNLHMTIRDHPLALNMYKKIMRESNRAGLYGIYNTEDDQKAIAEYHFNNAIENKDLESNLSVIGNAYTQARCTVEAELCADTSRLFKLQKTLSAKYNASLNGLSVHDTIEQLLLMGELKEAEKIRNDYKVPDRRFWWLRILTLAEQQKWDELEKFSKSKKSPIGYEPFVEVCLKPGNAREARKYIPRCRENRKVLWFTRANYFEEAIDCAFEQRDLHSLYELQKKENIVNDGNLLAKTCSCISLLETRK from the exons ATGCCTATTATGTACAATACGGGCGAGTGGTTCAAGGTGCGGCCAGACTACTACAG AAAAGTGGAGCTGGCGACGCCCGACTGGCCGCTGGATCTCGACCTGGAGTACATGCAGGTGGCAGCGGCACCCTATGGCGGTCCCCTGGCAGCAATACGAGATCCAACCAAACTAGTGCCTGTCAAAGGCACCGCCCGACCAATGGTGCGGATTTTCGACACCACCGGCCGGGAAACGGGTCACATATTG TGGAACCATGGCAAGCTCATTGCCATGGGCTGGTCTGACACGGAGGAGCTGATTTGCGTGCAGGAGAATGCCAAAGTCTTTGTCTTCGACATGTTTggcaaggagaaggagctgtACAGTATTGGAGACGAGGCGAGCGTCACAAAGATTGTGGAGGCCAAAGTGTTTCAGTCCTCCGCTGGCACTGGAGTGGCTGTCATGACAACGTCCGGCCGGATATTTCTCAAGCAAAACAGTAGCAAGACAGAGCGAAAGCTACCAGATATTCCCA ACTCCAGCATCAATTGCTCCTGCTGGGAGATCGTAACCGAAGGACGTAATAGCTACTGCCTGTTGGGACGGGAGCGTGAGGTGATCAAGCTATTTCCTGGTGAAACCGTAGGCACCATCACCGCCAATCTGTTCGAGAAGCCGCACGATCGGATTATCAAAATCTCCGTTTCATACAATCATCAGCATCTGGCGCTCTACACGAATACGGGCCTCCTCTGGCTTGGCAGTGTCGACATGCGCCAGAAGTACTCCGAGTTCGACACGGGCCGCAAGGACATGCCCCTGCAGATGGAGTGGATCATGAACAGCGACAACAGTGAGGCGGACGCCGTGGTCATCTCCTACCCCTCCTATCTGCTGATCGTGAATCGCAACGCCGATCGTAGCGATTTCCCCTACGATCCGATCATGTTTCTGGTGGCCGAAATGGACGGCGTCCGCATCATTACCCAGAGCTCGCACGAGATGATCCAGCGGCTGCCGAAATGCGTGGAGAACATCTTTGCGGTGAACAGCCAGGAACCGGCCAGCTATCTGTTCGAGGCGCAGAAGAAGTTCGAGGAGAAGTCCTACAAGTCGGATGAATATCTGAGCATGTGTCGCGACAGGATCGACCTGGCCGTCACCGAGTGCATTGAAGCGGCCTCGTTTGAGTTCTGTACCGAAACGCAGAAGAGTCTCTTGAGG ACTGCAAACTTCGGCAAGGCCTTCATATTCGGCCACAATCCCGACGAGTATATGCGCATCATGCGGATACTGCGAGTCCTAAACACGCTGCGACACGAGAGGATTGCCATGCCGCTTACATTCAAACA GTTCTCGCATCTCAATCCGGAGGTCATCCTGAGTCGCCTGGTATTCCGCAAACACTATGCCGTCGCCATACAAGTGGCCAAGCATCTGAATCTGCCCGAATCCTGGATCCTCGAGCACTGGGCCTACCACAAAGTGATGAATGATCCCA ATGACGGCGAGGTGGCCCGCAAGATTACGGAAAAGTTCAAGAATCCCACCGTCGAAGGAATTTCGTTCTGCAACATTGCCGAGAAGGCGCATCAAGCAGGACGCGATGATCTGGCCATCAAGCtcttggagctggagccacGTGCCTCGTTGCatgtgccgctgctgctgaagatGCGCAAGTTCGATAGAGCAGTGGCCAGTGCCACACAATCGGGCGACACGGAACTAGTCACCAAAGTTCTTCTGGAAATGAAGATGCACATGATGCTGTCCAATTTACAT ATGACAATCCGCGATCATCCGCTGGCGTTGAACATGTACAAGAAAATCATGCGGGAGTCGAACCGTGCGGGTCTCTATGGCATATACAACACAGAGGACGACCAGAAGGCCATCGCAGAGTATCACTTTAATAATGCCATCGAGAACAAGGACCTGGAGTCGAATCTGTCGGTGATTGGAAACGCCTACACTCAGGCGCGATGCACTGTCGAGGCGGAGCTCTGTGCCGACACGAGCCGGCTTTTCAAGCTGCAGAAGACGCTGAGCGCCAAATACAATGCCAGCCTTAACGGCCTGTCCGTGCACGACACCATCGAgcaactgctgctgatggGTGAGCTGAAGGAGGCGGAGAAGATACGGAACGATTACAAGGTGCCCGATCGTCGCTTCTGGTGGCTGCGCATACTCACCCTCGCCGAGCAGCAGAAGTGGGACGAACTGGAGAAGTTCTCCAAGAGCAAAAAGAGCCCCATTGGCTATGAGCCCTTCGTTGAGGTCTGTTTGAAGCCCGGCAATGCCAGGGAAGCGCGCAAATACATCCCACGATGTCGCGAGAACCGCAAGGTTCTTTGGTTTACTCGAGCAAA CTATTTCGAGGAGGCCATCGACTGCGCCTTCGAGCAGCGGGATCTGCACAGCCTCTACGAACTGCAGAAGAAAGAGAACATTGTCAATGATGGCAACTTGCTAGCCAAGACCTGCAGCTGCATTTCACTGCTGGAGACACGAAAGTAG
- the TrpRS gene encoding tryptophan--tRNA ligase, cytoplasmic, whose translation MTDTKETVVEGVEALTLNGKPDGEPVETGTDAQAQEGAAAAAAEDVVDPWNVASSNDTGVDYDKLIKRFGSSKIDDEVIARFEKITGKPAHHLIRRGMFFSHRDLHTILTLKEQGKPFYLYTGRGPSSGSLHVGHLIPFMMTKWLQETFDVPLVIQLTDDEKTLWKDLKVEDAIKLARENAKDIVAMGFDVNKTFIFNNLEFMGKCPAMYQNIIRIQKCVTFNQVKGIFGFGDSDIIGKIGFPAAQAAPAISSTFPFLFGNKKVHCLIPCAIDQDPYFRMTRDVAPRLGFPKCALIHSTFFPALQGAKTKMSASDQNSAVYLTDTPKQIKNKINKYAFSGGRTTVEEHRELGGVPEIDVSYQLLKFFLEDDAKLEEVRVAYSKGEMLTGEIKKLAVETLTPIVEQHQAARKLITDEVLDKYFELRPLKCGS comes from the exons ATGACGGACACCAAAGAGACGGTTGTTGAGGGCGTCGAGGCGCTGACATTGAATGGTAAGCCCGATGGCGAGCCCGTGGAAACGGGCACCGATGCACAGGCCcaagaaggagcagcagcagcggcggctgaAGATGTTGTGGATCCGTGGAATGTGGCGAGCAGCAACGATACGGGCGTGGACTACGATAAGCTAATAA AACGTTTTGGCTCCAGCAAAATCGATGATGAGGTTATTGCGCGCTTCGAGAAAATCACGGGAAAGCCGGCACACCATCTAATTAGGCGCGGCATGTTCTTCTCGCACCGTGATCTGCACACCATTCTGACGTTGAAAGAGCAGGGCAAGCCCTTCTATTTGTACACGGGTCGCGGTCCCAGCTCGGGTTCCCTGCACGTGGGCCACCTGATTCCCTTCATGATGACCAAGTGGCTGCAAGAGACGTTCGATGTGCCGCTGGTCATTCAGTTGACGGACGACGAGAAGACCTTGTGGAAAGACTTGAAAGTGGAGGACGCCATTAAGCTGGCCCGAGAGAATGCCAAGGATATTGTGGCCATGGGCTTTGATGTGAACAAGACATTTATATTCAACAACCTGGAGTTTATGGG AAAGTGTCCTGCCATGTACCAGAATATCATTCGCATCCAAAAGTGCGTCACCTTCAATCAGGTGAAGGGTATCTTCGGTTTTGGTGACTCAGATATCATTGGCAAGATCGGCTTCCCCGCCGCCCAGGCAGCGCCAGCGATCTCCAGCACCTTCCCCTTCCTCTTCGGCAACAAGAAGGTTCACTGCCTCATCCCATGCGCCATCGATCAGGACCCCTACTtccgcatgacgcgcgacgTGGCTCCACGCCTGGGCTTCCCTAAGTGTGCGCTCATCCACTCCACCTTTTTCCCGGCCCTGCAGGGAGCCAAGACGAAGATGTCCGCCAGCGACCAGAACTCTGCTGTGTACCTGACCGATACGCCCAAGCAGATCAAGAACAAGATCAACAAGTATGCCTTTTCGGGTGGCCGCACAACGGTAGAGGAGCATCGGGAGCTAGGCGGCGTGCCAGAGATAGACGTGTCCTACCAGCTTCTGAAGTTCTTCCTCGAGGACGATGCAAAGCTGGAGGAGGTGCGCGTGGCCTACAGCAAGGGTGAGATGCTCACGGGAGAGATCAAGAAGCTGGCCGTGGAG ACCCTCACACCAATAGTGGAGCAGCATCAGGCGGCGCGCAAGCTTATTACCGATGAGGTGCTGGACAAATACTTTGAGCTGCGGCCCCTGAAATGCGGCAGCTAG